One genomic region from Jilunia laotingensis encodes:
- a CDS encoding uroporphyrinogen-III synthase gives MKIKKVLVSQPKPASEKSPYYDIAEKYGVKIDFRPFIKVESVSAKEVRQQKVSILDHTAVIFTSRHAIDHFFHLCTELRVTIPETMKYFCVTEQIALYIQKYVQYRKRKIFFGATGKIEDLIPAVVKHKAEKYLVPMSDVHNDDIKKLLDKHNIQHTEVVMYRTVSNDFGEDEDFDYDMLVFFSPAGVTSLKKNFPDFDQKNIKIGTFGSTTAQAVRDAGLRLDLEAPTVQAPSMTAALDLFIKENNKGK, from the coding sequence TTGAAAATTAAGAAAGTACTTGTGTCGCAGCCCAAACCTGCTTCAGAGAAATCTCCGTATTACGACATAGCTGAAAAGTATGGCGTAAAGATAGATTTCAGACCCTTTATTAAGGTAGAAAGCGTTTCTGCAAAAGAGGTTCGGCAGCAGAAAGTGTCGATTCTTGACCATACAGCTGTCATATTTACTTCGCGTCATGCGATTGATCACTTTTTTCATTTGTGTACAGAACTTCGTGTGACTATACCAGAAACAATGAAGTATTTCTGTGTGACAGAACAGATAGCACTCTACATTCAGAAATATGTGCAATATCGTAAGCGTAAGATTTTCTTTGGCGCTACGGGTAAAATAGAAGATCTGATTCCTGCTGTTGTGAAACATAAAGCAGAGAAATATCTTGTACCGATGTCGGACGTACATAACGATGACATCAAGAAACTTCTGGATAAACACAATATCCAGCATACGGAAGTGGTGATGTATCGTACGGTAAGTAACGATTTTGGTGAGGATGAGGATTTTGATTATGACATGCTGGTGTTCTTCAGTCCGGCCGGGGTAACTTCGTTGAAGAAGAATTTCCCGGATTTCGACCAGAAGAACATTAAGATCGGAACGTTCGGTTCTACAACAGCGCAAGCTGTTCGTGATGCCGGATTGCGTTTGGATTTG
- a CDS encoding DUF4271 domain-containing protein, with amino-acid sequence MSVWLLFATGFDGVPIPYSPRTDDVIALVLLACFFLSSFVLARSKKFLSQQAKDFILHRERTSIFATSTASDVRYLLLLVLQTCILGGICIFNYFNDIQPRLMEEVSPLLLLGTYILVCLIYVLFKWVLYSFLGWVFLDKNRTSLWLESYSTLIYYLGFVLFPFVLFLVYFDLKIVFLVTIALFLIIFAKILMFYKWIKLFFNNIVTLFLLILYFCALEIIPCLILYQGLRELNNILIIKF; translated from the coding sequence ATGAGTGTGTGGCTGTTATTTGCTACGGGTTTTGACGGGGTACCTATTCCCTACTCACCGCGCACGGACGATGTAATAGCGCTGGTTTTGCTGGCGTGCTTCTTTCTTTCTTCTTTCGTATTGGCGCGGAGCAAGAAGTTTCTGTCTCAACAGGCGAAGGACTTCATTTTGCATCGCGAGCGAACCAGTATCTTTGCTACTTCTACGGCATCTGATGTCCGTTATCTGTTATTATTGGTATTGCAAACCTGTATTTTGGGAGGCATTTGCATATTCAACTACTTTAATGATATACAGCCAAGGCTGATGGAAGAAGTCTCCCCTCTCCTCCTCCTTGGAACTTACATCTTGGTCTGCTTGATTTACGTGTTATTTAAGTGGGTACTCTACTCTTTCCTTGGGTGGGTGTTTCTTGACAAAAACAGAACATCTTTATGGCTGGAATCCTATTCTACACTGATATATTATCTCGGTTTTGTCCTTTTCCCGTTTGTTTTATTCCTTGTTTACTTTGATTTGAAGATTGTTTTTTTAGTTACAATTGCTCTTTTTCTAATAATTTTCGCTAAAATACTGATGTTTTATAAGTGGATAAAGCTTTTTTTCAACAATATTGTCACCCTTTTCCTTTTAATTTTGTACTTTTGTGCCCTTGAAATCATACCTTGTTTGATTCTATATCAAGGGTTGAGGGAACTAAACAATATATTGATAATAAAATTTTAG